TCTCGAACTTCTTGCCCGGCGGGGTGCCGGTGCCGGCCAGGGTCCACAGGGCGTAGGCGATGGCGTCGCTCATGCGGTCCAGTGCGGTGTTGTTGATGTTGGTGCTGGTGTCGCACGAACGGTGGTAGCAGCGGTCGAACGCGACGCCCGCCTGGCCGCCCCACTTCTGCGCCTGGGCCGAGGTCATGGTCACCTCGGCGCCGGTGAACAGGCCGCCGATCGGGATGCCCGCTCGCGCGAAGGCCGCGTGGTCGGACCGGCCGCCCACCGACGTCAGCTCGGTGGCCACCTTGCCGGTGAAGCCCGCTTCCAGCGTCTGCTGGAGCGCCAGCGAACCGGCGGGCTGGCCGGAGGCGCTGTAGACGAAGTAGCCCGGGTTCGGGGAGCCGATCATGTCGAAGTTCAGGTACGCCTTGATCTTCGACTTCTCGGTGCTCGACAGGCTGTTGACGTAGTTGGTCGAGCCGACCAGACCCAACTCTTCCGCGCCCCACCAGCCGAAGCGCAGGTGCTTGGCGGGCTGGAAGTTCTCGCGCGCCACGGTCAGCGCGGTCTCCAGGATGCCCGCCGACCCCGAGCCGTTGTCGTTGATGCCGGGGCCGCCGCTGACGCTGTCCAGGTGGCCGCCGAGCATGAGGACGTCGTTCGGGTCGCCGCCCGGCCAGTCGGCGATCAGGTTGTAGCCGGTGGCGGAGTTGTAGGTGAACGGGAGGACCTGGGTGGTGAACCCGACCGCGTCCAGCTTCGCCTTGACGAAGTCGATCGACGCCTTGTAGCCCGGACGGCCGTGCGCCCGGTTGCCGCCGTTGTTGTTGGCGATCGTCTGCAGGCTCGCGAGGTGCGCCTGGACGTTGGTCAGCGAGATGTCGGGCACGGCCAGGGTGGCCGGCTGGGCCGTCGCGGCTCCCGGTGGGCTGAGCAGGGCCGCGGCGAGCAGCAGGGCGCTCGCCAGCGGGGTCGTCCGCTTCAGGGACATGGCTGCCTCCGCAGGGTGTAGGGATAGCCACGGTCGAGCGTGGGGGCTGCGGGCAGCGGGGCGGTAGCGGCGTTCGTCGTGGCTCGTTCGGGGGAAATGCGACTTTCGATTTATTCCATCGCTTCAGTGCAGATTGGAATGTGTGACCCGCGAAAACCGCTGCCGACCTGCGCCGGGACGCCACGTACGCTGCGCCGGTGAACAGATCAACCAGGGCCGTCCCGGCTCCTGGAAGTTCGACGCGTTGGCGGTGCCGGCCCTCGGGGACGGGGCGTTGGCGGTGGAGCAGCGGGGTATTCCGGTCGACCAGTTGGTGGACGAGACCCTGGCCGCGCTCCACGGGGCGCATCGGGTGGCGCGGTTGAAGCAGCCGTTGGAAGGCTGAGGGGTCAGCCGTCCTGTTGGGCGGCTCGTTTGCGGCGCTTGCCCTCGTGCATGGCGACCACGCGGGCGACGGGGATGGTGTGGCCCTCCTCGACCAGGTCGGCCGGGAGTTGTTGGGGCGCGGGGAGTTGGTCGGCCCACGGGTCGCGGGAGTTGAGCACGGCCGGTGCGGTGTGGACGGTGAAGTCGCGGGGGTGCACGGTGTCGAGGTCGTCCCAGGAGACGGGGAAGGAGACCGGGGTGCCGGGGCGGATGCGGGGGCTGTAGGCGGCTACGACGGTGGCTCCGTAGGCGCGGGTCGAGTCGAGGAAGACCTTGCCGCCGCGCTCCTCGCGGATGTAGGCGGTGGTGGCGAGGTCGGGGTCGAGGCGTTCGGCGCGGGCGGCCAGGGCTCGGGTGGCGGCGGCCGCGTCGTCGTCGGAGGCGGTGATGGGGACGAAGACGTGCAAGCCCTTGGCGCCGCTGGTCTTCACGGCTCCGGACAGGCCCGAGTCGGCCAGGGCCCGCTGGACCAGGCGGGCCGCGGCGACCACGTGGGCGAAGTCCTCGCCCTCGGGTGGGTCGAGGTCGAGGACCAGGTGGTGGGGGTGTTCGCGGTCGTCGGCTCGGTGCAGGGGGACGTGGTACTCGATGGCCCGTTGGTTCGCGAACCAGAGGAGGGTCTTGCGGTCGTCGCACAGGGCGTAGCGGACCTTGCGGCGGGACGCCTCCGCCCACATCTCGACCGAGTTCACCCAGTCCGGTGTGTACTTGGGCAGGTTCTTCTGCATGAACGGGTCCTGGCCGCGCAGCACGCGGACCACGGACAGGGGGCGTCCGGCCAACCCGGGCAGGATGCGGTCGCGCACGGCGTCGAGGTAGTCCACCAGGTCGCGCTTGGTGGCCCCGGCGTCCGGGAACAGCGGCTGGTCGAGGTTGGTCAGCGCGACGCCGTCGCGTTCTTCGGCAGCTCCCACGCGATCACCCTCCACCGGTGGGGCGGCCCGGTCAACCGCTAGAGCAGGGCGGTGAGGCGTTCTTCGACGGCGTCGAGGGCCATGCGGACCGCGCCCAGGGCCACGTTGTTGACGCCGAGGGCGGAGACGCGCAGGTCGACGG
This DNA window, taken from Saccharothrix variisporea, encodes the following:
- a CDS encoding M28 family metallopeptidase → MSLKRTTPLASALLLAAALLSPPGAATAQPATLAVPDISLTNVQAHLASLQTIANNNGGNRAHGRPGYKASIDFVKAKLDAVGFTTQVLPFTYNSATGYNLIADWPGGDPNDVLMLGGHLDSVSGGPGINDNGSGSAGILETALTVARENFQPAKHLRFGWWGAEELGLVGSTNYVNSLSSTEKSKIKAYLNFDMIGSPNPGYFVYSASGQPAGSLALQQTLEAGFTGKVATELTSVGGRSDHAAFARAGIPIGGLFTGAEVTMTSAQAQKWGGQAGVAFDRCYHRSCDTSTNINNTALDRMSDAIAYALWTLAGTGTPPGKKFENTTPLTLPDLATVESSITVSGVDGNAPSALVVGVNITHTYRGDLVIDLVAPDGTAFRVKTSSNDSGDNINTTYTVNASGEVANGTWKLRVQDVAAQDVGTLNSWYLQF
- the ligD gene encoding non-homologous end-joining DNA ligase, which translates into the protein MGAAEERDGVALTNLDQPLFPDAGATKRDLVDYLDAVRDRILPGLAGRPLSVVRVLRGQDPFMQKNLPKYTPDWVNSVEMWAEASRRKVRYALCDDRKTLLWFANQRAIEYHVPLHRADDREHPHHLVLDLDPPEGEDFAHVVAAARLVQRALADSGLSGAVKTSGAKGLHVFVPITASDDDAAAATRALAARAERLDPDLATTAYIREERGGKVFLDSTRAYGATVVAAYSPRIRPGTPVSFPVSWDDLDTVHPRDFTVHTAPAVLNSRDPWADQLPAPQQLPADLVEEGHTIPVARVVAMHEGKRRKRAAQQDG